From a single Mycosarcoma maydis chromosome 2, whole genome shotgun sequence genomic region:
- a CDS encoding uncharacterized protein (related to Surfeit locus protein 1) has product MKATLQLKRVMSLVISSCCGGVAGSSCSLARSLPVTTSLHRLSSPAWQQPLTAASPKLRLPPLSQSFSSSSHQRQDRSEEYTDAPEGYSKPGSSKSSKPWYRSPTTLVLGFIPIFTFGLGYWQIKRLKWKVSLIEELEDKLSRDPLRLPRNINIDVLPQFDFRLVSVKGSFDHSRTMFVGPRVRDGVMGYHVVVPFRRSEGGGMILINRGFVSEKQIVGTGEKRSLKDEAMPNGETEFVALLPRIYPANTFTPNNVPEKGSWFHVNPSQMAEWASSQAGVEALSLSPPEATPSTDSYTPSAGVAESVRNMLGSRETDRVLPVYLEQVFDGNVGEAAARVANGVPVGRAATIELRNQHAVYAATWFSLSACTAVMFGLLVRRGRS; this is encoded by the coding sequence ATGAAGGCAACGCTTCAGCTTAAGCGAGTGATGAGCTTGGTAATCAGCTCGTGCTGTGGTGGTGTTGCAGGCTCATCTTGTTCGCTGGCCCGCTCTCTACCCGTCACCACGTCGTTGCATCGTCTATCGTCTCCAGCATGGCAGCAACCGTTGACGGCAGCATCCCCAAAGCTTCGGCTTCCACCGCTATCTCAATCTTTTTCGTCCTCCTCACATcaacgacaagatcgatcGGAAGAATACACCGACGCACCTGAAGGCTATAGCAAACCTGGCTCGTCCAAATCGTCCAAGCCTTGGTATCGCTCTCCTACCACGCTCGTACTCGGGTTCATCCCCATCTTCACCTTTGGCCTTGGATACTGGCAGATCAAGCGGCTCAAATGGAAAGTATCGCTGATTGAGGAGCTTGAAGACAAACTCTCGCGCGATCCGCTCCGTCTACCACGAAACATCAATATCGATGTTCTGCCTCAATTCGATTTCCGGCTGGTATCCGTCAAAGGTTCATTCGATCACTCGCGAACCATGTTTGTCGGACCAAGAGTGAGGGATGGCGTGATGGGGTACCATGTGGTGGTGCCTTTTCGTAGGAGCGAAGGTGGCGGTATGATTCTGATCAATCGGGGATTCGTCAGCGAGAAGCAGATTGTGGGAACAGGTGAAAAGAGGAGCTTGAAAGATGAAGCCATGCCCAATGGCGAGACGGAGTTCGTtgcgctgcttccaagAATCTATCCGGCGAACACGTTCACGCCGAACAACGTGCCTGAAAAGGGAAGCTGGTTCCACGTCAATCCGTCGCAGATGGCCGAGTGGGCGTCGAGTCAGGCTGGCGTCGAAGCACTTTCCCTCTCACCACCCGAAGCAACCCCATCGACAGATAGCTACACTCCGAGCGCCGGTGTAGCAGAGAGCGTCCGGAACATGCTTGGGTCTCGCGAGACGGATCGTGTTCTGCCAGTCTATCTCGAACAAGTGTTTGATGGGAATGTaggagaagcagcagctaGGGTGGCCAACGGCGTTCCTGTAGGTCGAGCGGCAACGATCGAACTGAGAAACCAGCATGCTGTCTATGCTGCCACATGGTTTTCTTTGAG